Proteins from a genomic interval of Actinoalloteichus hymeniacidonis:
- a CDS encoding anti-sigma-D factor RsdA — translation MADRNDSDESAKGARDEKSSTPESSSDSTEHIDLSAVQADDALLDALGGTDPAVGAEQSTDQELNAILVEWRREIDSEPFGELVDIDTAVATIAAARPQVRRKNRYLVPLATAAAVLAITFTGVSVAAREARPGDTLWGLSQVLFTEHANSVEAASKVQDELAAAQAALFDGRMELADAALKRAGASLSSVSDDDGHAHLLATHDRLREQLAPETSPEDESQGESTTESEPDGEPPVVADDSTTEQPSPPEETDDSVTSPPEETSPSPTEEPSSPSSPPPSSEPPPSSDPTDSAPETSTGSRTESISPPPSGGE, via the coding sequence GTGGCCGACAGAAATGACTCTGACGAGTCCGCTAAGGGTGCGCGCGACGAGAAGAGCAGCACACCGGAGTCGTCGTCCGATTCGACCGAGCACATCGACCTCTCCGCAGTTCAGGCCGATGACGCGCTGCTCGATGCGCTCGGAGGAACCGACCCGGCCGTCGGCGCGGAGCAGTCCACGGATCAGGAACTCAACGCGATCCTGGTCGAATGGCGGCGCGAGATCGACAGTGAGCCCTTCGGGGAACTGGTCGACATCGACACCGCTGTGGCGACCATCGCGGCGGCTCGCCCGCAGGTGCGCCGCAAGAACCGGTATCTGGTTCCGTTGGCCACCGCTGCCGCAGTGCTCGCGATCACGTTCACCGGCGTGAGCGTTGCCGCGCGGGAAGCCAGGCCGGGCGACACGCTGTGGGGCTTGTCGCAGGTCTTGTTCACCGAACATGCGAACTCGGTCGAGGCCGCGTCGAAGGTCCAGGACGAACTGGCCGCCGCTCAGGCCGCGTTGTTCGACGGGCGGATGGAACTGGCGGATGCGGCGCTCAAGCGCGCCGGTGCCTCGCTGTCGTCGGTATCCGATGACGACGGGCATGCCCATCTGCTGGCGACGCACGATCGGTTGCGCGAGCAGTTGGCGCCCGAGACGTCGCCGGAGGACGAGTCCCAGGGCGAGTCGACGACGGAGAGCGAACCGGACGGGGAACCGCCGGTGGTCGCCGACGACAGCACGACCGAGCAGCCCTCGCCGCCGGAGGAGACCGACGACTCCGTGACGAGCCCGCCGGAGGAGACCTCGCCGTCACCGACCGAGGAGCCGTCCTCCCCGAGTTCGCCACCGCCGTCCTCGGAACCGCCGCCGTCGAGTGATCCCACCGACAGCGCGCCGGAGACCAGCACCGGGTCTCGGACGGAGAGCATCTCGCCACCGCCATCCGGCGGCGAATGA
- a CDS encoding DUF5319 family protein — protein sequence MPHDALPPDPFASDPEDPARVLGEPSDDDDRALDDDERTELLADLADLAVYQALLEQRGLRGIVVDCVDCAEPHYHDWELLRSSLRQLLSDGHMRPHEPAYNPDPNHYVTWEYCRGYADATGAAEI from the coding sequence GTGCCGCACGATGCCCTACCCCCAGATCCGTTCGCGAGCGACCCGGAGGACCCGGCGCGTGTCCTGGGCGAGCCCTCGGACGACGATGACCGAGCACTCGACGACGACGAGCGGACCGAGCTGCTGGCGGATCTCGCCGATCTCGCCGTCTACCAGGCCCTGTTGGAGCAACGGGGTCTGCGCGGCATCGTCGTCGACTGTGTGGATTGCGCCGAACCCCACTACCACGACTGGGAGCTACTCCGCTCCAGCCTGCGACAGCTGTTGTCCGATGGGCACATGCGGCCGCACGAGCCCGCGTACAACCCGGACCCCAATCACTACGTGACCTGGGAGTACTGCCGAGGGTACGCCGACGCCACGGGGGCGGCCGAAATCTAA